One Portunus trituberculatus isolate SZX2019 chromosome 43, ASM1759143v1, whole genome shotgun sequence DNA segment encodes these proteins:
- the LOC123518025 gene encoding uncharacterized protein LOC123518025 produces the protein MTVSDEGENKFRYVEGPTAFGNALEFISDSNQCLVHKDFTIASDKCTANLTNCEEGLSMSVWYKGYQGIERDWDNVSQDPNDPSVTETIASTGGDTEGHPGIAVYLQGMTLKAVVSTGDEYWLASCVGMLKNDKWTNIAFSWKHDEGLLLYIDTKLEASTMYPVPNSGAKPALTPPLMHLGCHSDATNTDYRHFLDGAVDELAIWDKALRGTDAALFLGDHIRAFAEVSVEDLSSIVDEADISDPDMMAAAAHHGPIHLLRGGSGSTTTTMQPESDAYKKFKSVMKLFKKFSGTTLKDVDITRLDKTLALVDVTSNIFVQKHKEFLTGANVGKDADGETPMVVNANQIMEDLANWTMRVMQNTDFGNRTEMFSLVKETENLIVYVFKGPQSALHTTKNGFVVAPNCEIMSEKPSWNNTCNRAAVPSAVVTNPKCENRITNVVITSSRNVHKFSQTWAVGGAMDSYLPHELNSMVLSVKMTPDPVLNKEGKVDKRAPHCKPDPKDLHQTPLRLKLFDLMTHFHQSRKLSFHEEAPVKRVLSQHCAWWDADMRQWDGTDCMVMENTDSYTKCACARFGSFVVLNELIEPRVVPDEHLWLLVLRYVGYTLSILLIIIYIIVVAVSRDLKDQFHLMGLNLAVAVLVGAVAMVVSDLEAVRDDRHWCTAIGTIIQLFYQAAGAWILLLGHAAFNAITSGHDRGRLKCYLPISWGLPFISVGLNYLLFMLDLGEDPRCFISWENPPKFVFFGFQLLFVAVACFCACVVLCNMATTALRKDNLIDDYGSFCNGAAFLMLFFSITWIFGFFCYIRLSRSSLDFYPIFQVLNSWTGVVLFLFIGLASRRFRMVVAGQAKLRRDMLKDTRLERQERRKRTLLLLVVVVVVVVLVPPLFSTH, from the exons ATGACCGTGTCTgacgaaggagagaataagTTTCGATACGTGGAAGGACCTACTGCCTTCGGCAACGCCTTAGAGTTCATCTCAGACTCGAAccag TGTTTGGTGCATAAGGATTTCACTATAGCGTCAGATAAGTGTACTGCCAACCTTACCAACTGCGAAGAGGGTTTGAGTATGAGCGTGTGGTACAAAGGCTACCAAGGGATCGAACGGGACTGGGATAATGTCAGTCAGGACCCCAACGACCCGTCTGTCACCGAGACCATTGCTTCTACAG GCGGCGACACGGAGGGCCACCCCGGCATCGCTGTGTACCTGCAAGGCATGACACTGAAGGCTGTTGTGTCCACGGGTGATGAGTATTGGCTCGCTTCTTGTGTGGGCATGCTCAAAAACGACAAGTGGACCAACATTGCCTTCAGCTGGAAACACGACGAGGGGCTGCTG CTGTATATAGATACCAAGCTGGAAGCCTCTACAATGTACCCTGTCCCGAATTCCGGCGCCAAGCCTGCCCTCACTCCGCCGCTGATGCACCTCGGCTGCCACAGTGACGCGACCAACACTGACTACCGCCACTTCTTAGACGGCGCTGTGGACGAGCTGGCTATCTGGGACAAGGCACTGAGGGGGACGGACGCTGCGTTGTTCCTAGGAGATcata TTAGAGCTTTTGCTGAAGTAAGTGTGGAAGACCTCAGTTCCATAGTGGACGAGGCAGACATCAGCGACCCTGACATGATGGCGGCGGCTGCTCATCACGGCCCAATCCACCTACTCAGAGGAG GCTcaggcagcaccaccaccaccatgcagcCTGAGTCAGACGCCTATAAGAAATTTAAAAGCGTCATGAAGCTGTTCAAGAAGTTCAGCGGCACCACACTCAAAGACGTGGACATAACGAGGCTTGACAAAACTCTG gcGCTGGTGGACGTGACAAGCAACATCTTTGTGCAGAAACATAAGGAGTTCCTCACGGGAGCTAATGTCGGGAAGGATGCGGATGGGGAGACGCCGATGGTAGTCAACGCTAACCAAATCATGGAAG ACTTGGCCAACTGGACTATGAGGGTGATGCAAAACACAGACTTCGGGAACAGAACGGAGATGTTTTCACTCGTTAAGGAGACAGAAAACCTGA tCGTGTACGTGTTCAAGGGTCCTCAATCAGCGCTGCACACGACCAAGAACGGGTTCGTAGTGGCACCGAACTGTGAAATAATGAGCGAGAAGCCATCCTGGAACAACACATGCAACAGGGCAGCAG tgccCTCCGCGGTGGTTACTAACCCCAAATGTGAGAACCGGATCACGAATGTAGTGATTACATCTTCCCGGAACGTGCATAAATTCTCTCAGACCTGGGCGGTCGGCGG GGCCATGGACTCGTACCTGCCCCACGAATTGAACAGCATGGTATTATCAGTGAAGATGACCCCAGACCCAGTGTTGAATAAGGAGGGCAAGGTGGACAAGAGGGCTCCGCATTGCAAACCAGACCCGAAAGATTTGCACCAAACGCCTCTCAGATTGAAGCTCTTTGATCTTATGACTCATTTTCACCAAAGCAGGAAGTTGTCCTTCCACGAGGAGGCGCCTGttaagagg GTGTTGAGCCAGCACTGCGCGTGGTGGGATGCCGACATGAGGCAGTGGGACGGTACAGACTGCATGGTGATGGAGAACACAGACAGCTATACCAAGTGTGCCTGCGCGCGCTTCGGGAGTTTCGTGGTGCTGAACGAACTGATTGAGCCcagg GTGGTGCCCGACGAACACCTGTGGCTTCTAGTGCTGCGCTACGTCGGGTACACACTCTCCATTCTGCTCATCATCATCTACATCATCGTGGTGGCTGTGTCGCG CGACCTCAAGGACCAGTTCCACCTGATGGGGCTGAATCTGGCGGTGGCGGTGCTAGTGGgggcggtggcgatggtggtgagtgACTTGGAGGCAGTGCGAGATGACCGTCACTGGTGCACGGCGATCGGCACCATCATTCAGCTGTTCTACCAAGCTGCCGGCGCGTGGATCCTCTTGCTGGGACACGCCGCCTTCAATGCCATCACTtcgggtca TGATCGCGGCAGACTTAAGTGTTACCTACCAATCTCCTGGGGCCTGCCGTTTATCTCCGTGGGTCTCAACTACCTGCTCTTCATGCTGGACCTTGGTGAAGACCCCCGCTGCTTTATTTCCTGGGAAAACCCACCCAAGTTTGTCTTCTTCGGCTTCCAACTCCTGTTTGTCGCGGTGGCCTGCTTCTGTGCCTGTGTCGTGCTGTGTAACATGGCCACTACTGCTCtgag GAAGGACAACCTCATCGATGACTACGGCTCCTTCTGCAACGGCGCCGCCTTTCTCATGCTCTTCTTTAGCATAACCTGGATCTTCGGCTTCTTCTGCTACATTCGCCTCAGTCGCTCTTCACTGGACTTCTATCCGATCTTCCAGGTTCTCAACTCTTGGACg ggtgtggttctcttcctcttcatcggTTTAGCGTCACGGAGGTTCAGAATGGTGGTGGCGGGCCAGGCTAAGCTcagg CGCGATATGTTAAAGGATACGCGTTTGGAAAGACAGGAGAGGCGAAAgagaaccctcctcctcctggtggtggtggtggtggtagtggtgctggtccCTCCACTTTTTTCAACCCATTGA